A genome region from Sulfitobacter sp. W027 includes the following:
- a CDS encoding GntR family transcriptional regulator, which produces MTSKPKSAERKRGSGAQFVYSILRDEILDLTLLPGSPIDEIRLSERLSMSRTPIREALVRLASEGLVTTLPNRSTVVSNIDFMNLHTFFDAMTLMYRVTTRLAAQFHTAADMARIRARQAEFAKAVAAQDALSMIATNREFHAEIARAGRNPYYESLCLRLLDEGRRLLRMYYQSFDDQLPNEYVQEHEDLIATIETRDISRADSLAETHADQIVRQIQALISRDRRQHIDL; this is translated from the coding sequence ATGACCAGCAAACCTAAATCGGCAGAGCGCAAGCGCGGGTCCGGGGCGCAATTTGTCTATTCGATCCTGCGCGATGAAATCTTAGACCTGACTCTGCTCCCCGGCAGTCCCATCGACGAGATTCGCCTCTCCGAGCGGTTGTCGATGTCGCGCACCCCAATCCGTGAGGCATTGGTGCGACTGGCAAGCGAAGGGCTGGTGACCACGCTGCCCAACCGCTCGACCGTGGTGTCGAACATCGACTTCATGAACCTGCACACCTTTTTCGATGCGATGACCCTGATGTACCGCGTCACGACCCGCCTCGCGGCGCAGTTTCATACCGCGGCAGATATGGCCCGCATCCGCGCGCGTCAGGCGGAATTTGCCAAGGCGGTGGCGGCGCAGGACGCGCTGTCAATGATTGCCACAAATCGAGAGTTCCACGCCGAGATCGCCCGCGCGGGGCGTAACCCCTATTACGAATCGCTCTGCCTGCGGCTTTTGGATGAGGGGCGGCGGCTTTTGCGGATGTACTACCAGTCCTTCGACGACCAGCTTCCAAATGAGTATGTGCAAGAGCATGAAGACCTGATCGCGACCATTGAAACCCGCGATATCTCCCGTGCGGATTCTCTGGCCGAAACCCATGCCGACCAGATTGTACGGCAGATTCAGGCACTGATTTCACGCGACCGACGGCAACATATCGATCTCTAA